In Segatella copri, the DNA window TCATCCAATGCCTCGTAGATAGCGTTTACTCCCTCGTTGCGGGCAGCATGACCGCTCTTTCCGTGAGCAATCACATCCAGCACCATCAGTCCCTTTTCGGCAACAGCCGGGTTCATGCCGGTAGGTTCACCTACGATGGCAAGGTCGATATGCGGAAGCAAAGGCAGGGCACGGGTAATGCCATCCTTTCCCGACACCTCTTCTTCGGCAGATGCCAGATAGATAAGATTATACTGCTGAGGCTTTGCGGTCAGCATTCTGAATATCTGGAGGAGCGAACAGAGTCCGCCGCCGCAATCGTTGCTGCCCAAACCGTAAAGTACACCCTCTTCAACATCCGGTGAAAACGGGTCGCGTGTCCATGAAGCCACAGGCTTCACGGTATCGATGTGAGCATTGAGCAGCAGGGTAGGTCGGCTCTCATCGTAATGAGGGTCGATAATCCAGATGTTGTTCGCCTCACGATGAGGTTCGAAACCATATTTGCGGATGGTCTGCTCCATGATGTCGGCAGCCTCCTTCTCGTTTCTGCTTACAGATGGGGTGGCGATGAGCTTTTTCAGCAAATCCACGGCATCGCTTACATATTCTTCTTGTGTCATCATAATCTCTCTATTTTTTGATTTTGGGGCAAAGATACGAAAAAAAGAGCAGATAAAGTGGAAAAAATATCTTTTTATTTTGTGTTCTTAACAAATTCTATTATCTTTGCATCAGAATATAAATATAAGCTTATGCAGATTAATAGTCATCTTTCGGTACTGGTACATAATCTCGCCAAGAAATGGGGAGAGAAAACTGCTTTAACTTTCAGAAAGTTTGGCAGCGACCAGTGGCAATCGGTTTCATTCAACCTCTTTTCCTTAAGAGTGAAACAAGTGAGCAATGCCCTCCTGAATCTTGGGGCTAAACCTCTTGACAAAATCGCAGTCTTCTCGCAGAACTGTGTGCATTATCTGTACACCGACTTCGGTGCGTACGGTATCAGAGTTACCTCTGTGCCTTTCTATGCCAACAGCAGCGAGCAGCAGATTCAATATATGATTAATGATGCGCAGATTCGCTTCCTCTTTGTTGGCGAACAGGAGCAGTATGACAAGGCTCACCGTATCTTTGCCCTCTGTCCATCTCTGGAGCGTATCATCATCTTCGATTCAAGCGTGCGCATCAGTACACATGACCCTGCAGCCCTCTATTTCAAGGACTTCCTGAAGCTGGGAGAGAATCTTCCTCGTCAGACAGAAGTGGAGGAACTCTACAAGCAGGCAAGTATGGATGATTTGGCTAATATCCTCTATACCAGTGGAACAACTGGAGATAGCAAGGGCGTGATGCTGACCTATAGCCAGTATTATGCTGCTTTGAAGGCAAACGATGAGTGCATTCCTGTTACCGAAAAGGACCGCGTCATCGACTTCCTTCCATTCACCCATATCTTTGAGCGTGGATGGGCATATCTCTGCTTGAGCGAAGGTGCCGAACTCATCATCAATACTTATCCTCATGAAATTCAGGAGAGTATGAGAGAGATGCATCCTACTTGTATGTGTAGTGTGCCACGTTTCTGGGAGAAGGTTTATATCGCCGTAAAGGCAAAGATGGATGATGCCGGTCCTATCCAGAAGAAACTCTTCTACCATGCCTTGGCGGTAGGAAAGAAGCGGAATATAGAATATCTGGCAAACTGCAAGCGCCCTCCTCTGACCTTGGAGTTGGAATATCAGATTATCAACAAGACCGTTTTGAGCATGGTTCGCAAGCAGTTGGGCTTGGAAAAACCGAATATCTTCCCTACAGCGGGTGCTTATGTAAGTCCGGAAGTAGAGGAGTTTGTACATGCCATCGGTATCAATATGGTGGTGGGTTATGGTCTGACCGAGAGTCTTGCCACCGTATCTTGCGATCATCTCGACAAGAAACGCAGTCTGGGTTCGGTGGGTCGTCCTATCTCCAGCATTCAGGTAAAGATAGGTGAGGATAATGAGGTGCTCCTCAAGGGCCCTACCATCACTCCGGGATATTATCATCGTGATACCACCAATGCGAAGGCATTCGACAAGGATGGATTCTTCCATACCGGTGATGCCGGCTATATGAAGGATGGCGAGCTTTATCTCACCGAGCGTATCAAGGACCTGTTCAAGACATCGAATGGTAAATATATCGCTCCGCAGCAGGTAGAATCGTTGCTCCTGGTAGATAAGTTCATCGATCAGGTGGCTGTGATTGCCGACCAGCGCAAGTTCGTATCAGCCCTCGTCGTTCCAGAGTTCCGTCTCGTGGAGGACTGGGCACGTGAGCATCATATCGCCTTCACCTGCCGTGAAGATTTGTGTGCTAACGAGAAGGTGCAGAAGATGCTGATGGACCGTATCCAGATTCTCCAGCAAAATCTGGCTTATTATGAGCAGATTAAGCGCATTACCCTCCTGGCTCACCACTTCTCTATGGAGTCGGGTGAGTTGACCAATACCTTGAAGATTCGCCGCCCTATCATCAACAAGAACTACAAGGCGGAGATTGACAAGATGTATGAGGAGTAATCTAAAGTTTAAAGTTAAAAGTTTATAGTTAAGAGTTAATGATTACAGCTGACCAGTTGAAGGATGTGATGGACAGAGCTGACGCTCTGCATCACTATCTCAATATAGACCAGAAGAAAGTAGAATTCGAAGAGGAGCAGCTCCGCACCCAGGCTCCTGACTTTTGGGAAGACCCGAAGTATGCACAGGAGCAGATGAAGAAGGTGAAGGGCATCCAGAAATGGCTCGACGGCTACAAGACCGTGCGTCTTTATGCCGACGAACTGCAGCTTGCCTTCGACTTCTATAAAGACGAAATGGTAACCGAGGAAGAGGTGGATGCCGATTATGCCAAGGCGATCAAAGCCATCGAAGACTTGGAGTTGAAGAACATGCTTCGCCAGAAGGAAGACCCGATGGACTGCGTGCTCAAGATTAATTCCGGTGCCGGTGGTACAGAAAGCCAGGACTGGGCACAGATGCTGATGCGTATGTATATGCGCTGGGCTGAGGCTCATGGCTACAAGGTAACCATCACCGATATGCAGGAAGGCGATGAGGCTGGTATCAAGAGCGTCACCATGACCATTGAGGGCGGCGAGTACGCTTATGGTTATCTGAAGAGCGAGAACGGTGTGCACCGACTGGTGCGTGTTTCTCCTTTCAATGCCCAGGGCAAGCGAATGACCAGTTTCGCCAGTGTCTTCGTAACTCCGCTGGTAGATGATACCATCGAGGTATATGTTGACCCAGCCAAGCTCTCCTGGGATACCTTCCGTTCGAGTGGTGCCGGTGGTCAGAATGTGAATAAGGTTGAATCCGGTGTCCGTCTGCGTTATTGGTATACTGACCCTGATACAGGCGAGGAAGAAGAAATCCTCATCGAGAACACCGAGACCCGTGACCAGCCAAAGAACCGTGCCAAGGCATTGTTGCTCTTGAAGAGCCAACTCTACGACCGCGCCATGAAGAAGCGTCTGGAGGCTAAGGCTAAGATTGAGGCTGGTAAGAAGAAGATAGAGTGGGGAAGCCAGATTAGAAGTTATGTCTTCGACGACCGTCGTGTGAAAGACCACCGTACCAACTATCAGACATCGGATGTAGATGGCGTGATGGACGGCAAGATAGATGATTTCATCAAGGCATACCTGATGGAGTTCCCTACGAATGATGACGAACAACAATAATAATCTAAAAAATATACGACTATGAGTGGAAATAAAGACTTAAGAAGAGCCAAACATGAGGCTTATCAGAAGAAACAGGCTGCAAAAGGCGAGAAAGTAATCAAGTGGATATTTATAGGATTGATAGTCCTCGGTATTCTTTTTGCCATTTATGCAACAACATTAGTATAAAACAATGAGTGGATTAGAGATAGAAAGAAAATTCCTCGTTAAGAAGGGCGACGCTTACAAAAGCGCCGCCTTTTCTTCTAGTCATATCCAGCAGGGATATATTCCTGCCGAGGGGGCTACGGTGCGGGTTCGCACACGGGACGAGAAGGCTTACCTTACCATTAAGGGCAAGTCGGTAAATGGCGGCATGACCCGCTATGAGTTTGAAAAGGAGATAACGATGGACGAGGCGCAGCATCTTCTGCAACTTTGTCAGGGCGGCGTCATCGATAAGCGTCGCTATCTGGTGAAAAGTGGCAGTCATACCTTCGAGGTAGATGAGTTCTATGGCGATAATGAAGGTCTGGTCATGGCAGAGGTGGAGTTGGCTAGCGAGACTGAAGCCTATGAGAAACCTGATTTCATCGGTATGGAGGTAACAGGCGACAAGCGATTCTACAATTCGCATCTCTTGGGCAATCCTTTCTCGAAGTGGCGTGATACCTTGCCGGCTGAATATCGTTAGAAAATGTATTGAAAAAGTCATTTCTGCGTCCTAAAACAGACTAAATAGCATAAATATTACTAAATTTGTGTTTTTGCTTTCAAATAATTCATATATTTCAGAATTATTTTATAATTTTGCACGAAGAAAAATTAAAAAGTAAGAAATTAGTAATAGAAAGATAGAAATGACAGATTCAAATAGAGGAAGTTTTGGTAGCAAGATTGGATTGATTCTTGCTACAGCAGGTGGCGCCGTAGGTTTGGGTAACGTATGGCGCTTCCCTTATATGGCTGGTCAGGAAGGTGGCGCAGCCTTTATTCTGGTATACATCGGAAGTGTGCTCCTGTTGGGCATTCCATGTATGATTTCTGAGTTTATCATCGGCCGTCATGGTGCCTCTAATACCGCACGTGCCTATACCAAACTCTCTAATGGTACGGCTTGGAAGTGGGTAGGCTATCTTGAGGTGCTTACCGGTTTTCTGATTACGGGCTATTATGCGGTGGTTTCGGGCTGGTGTCTGCAGTATGTCTATGCCAGCATCATGGGCGAACTGCATGGTGACCCTACCTTTGTGGCGAATTACTTCAAGGAGTTTTCTTCTGATCCTGTGCGTCCGGTTATGTGGACGGTAGCGATATTCCTGATTTGTCATTTCGTGATTATTCATGGTGTGCGCGGCGGTATAGAGAAGGCTTCTAAGGTGATGATGCCTCTCCTGTTCATCCTGCTTTTGATCATTGTGGTAGCAGCCTGTCTGTTGCCGGATGCAGGTAAGGGCGTGGAGTTCCTGTTGAAGCCTGATTTCGGAAAGGTAGACAGAAACGTGTTCCTGAATGCCTTGGGACAGTCGTTCTATTCTATGAGTATCGGTATGGGCTGTATCTGTACCTATGCTTCTTACTTCAGCCGTCAGACCAATCTCTTCAAGAGTGCTTTGCAGATTTCCATCATCGATTTGCTGGTAGCAGTACTGGCTGGTCTGATGATTTTCCCTGCAGCCTTCTCTGTAGGTGTATCACCGGATAGTGGTCCTTCGCTCATCTTCATTACTTTGCCGAATGTCTTTAATCAGGCGTTTGCATCGTTACCTGTATTGGGATGGATCATCTCGCTGCTTTTCTACGTATTGCTGTCGGTAGCTGCCTTGACCTCGCTGATGTCACTTCATGAAGTGAATACTTCTTTCTTCTACGAGGAGTTGAAGATAGACCGCAAGAAGGGTGCTACCATCGTTACGGTTTCCTGTGCCATCATCGGAGCCTTCTGTTCGCTCTCTTTGGGTGCAACAGATAAGCTTTCGTTCTTCGGAAAGGCGCTGTTCGATTGGTTCGACTTTGTTACGGGTCAGATATTCCTTCCTCTGGCAGGATTCCTTACCTGCCTGTTCCTGGGCTGGTATGTACCTAAGCAGATCGTACAGGATGAGTTTACGAACTGGGGAACCTTGAAGGGCCGTCTCTTCGGTATCTATCTCTTCCTGATTAAGTTCGTTTGTCCTGTCCTCATCTTCCTGGTATTCCTGAACCAGTTTGGTGTCTTCGGATAAAGTATTTGTAATCGGATATAACTATATATAATAAGGTGTAGCATCTGCCGTTTCGTCGGAAAACAACAAACACTACACATTAAAGATTTAGATAATGGAAACAAGAGGAAATTTTGGTAGTAAGTTGGGCGTTATTCTTGCCACAGCCGGCTCGGCAGTCGGTTTGGGTAATGTGTGGCGTTTCCCTTATATGGCAGGTCAGAATGGTGGTGCCGCCTTCATTCTCATCTATTTGGTATGTATCATCCTGCTCGGATTGCCTGGCATGATGAGTGAATTCATCATCGGCCGTCATTCTGCATCCAATGCAGCCCGAGCTTATACCAATCTGGGAAAGCATAAGGCTTGGGGGGCTTTGGGCTTGATGGGTATCATCACCTCTATGATTATCCTGGGTTTCTATGCCGTAGTGGCTGGCTGGTGTCTGCAGTATCTCTATGCCAGTATCATGGGCGGTGTTCATGGCGACGCAGAGTATGTGAAGACCTATTTCCAGACCTTTTCAGCCGATCCTATCCGCCCAACCTTATGGGCAGTAGGTTTTATCCTGCTTACCCACATGGTTGTAGTGCGCGGTGTGCGCAATGGTATAGAGAAAGCATCCAAGATTCTGATGCCGATGCTCTTCTTCCTGTTGATTGTGATTGTGATTGCTTCCTGCTCTCTGCCGGGAGCGATGAAAGGAGTGGAGTTCCTGCTGAAGCCGGATTTCTCTAAGGTAGATGAAAACGTGTTGCTCGAAGCGCTGGGACAGGCGTTCTTCTCTTTGAGTATGGGTACGGCATGTCTGTGTACTTATGCCTCTTACTTCAACAGACAGACCAATCTCTTGAAGTCGGCTACTCAGATTGTGACCATTGATACGGTAATCGCCGTATTGGCAGGTTTGATGATATTCCCTGCAGCCTTCTCGGTAGGTGTGCAGCCAGACAGCGGTCCTTCGCTCATCTTCATTACCTTGCCAAACGTATTCCAGGAGGCTTTCGGTAACATGCCGGTTGTCGGTTATGTGATTTCGGTGTTGTTCTATGCCTTGCTTGTATTGGCAGCCCTGACTTCTACCATCTCGATGCACGAGATAGGTACCGCCTTTATTTATGAGGAGGGTAAGATAAGCCGTGCCAAGGGAGCCTGGTTCGAGACCATCGTTTGCAGCATCATAGCCGTATTCTGCTCGCTCTCTCAGGGTGCCGTACCTGATTTGGGTTTCTTCGGCAAGGATTTCCTGAGCAATTGTGACAACTTTACTGCCCAGCTGCTCATGCCGTTGAGTTCATTCATCACCTGTCTGTTCCTGGGATGGTATGTGCCAAAGAAGATTGTGCGTGATGAGTTTACTAACTGGGGAACCTTGAAGGGAACTCTCTTCCCAGTCTTCCTGTTCACCATCCGTTTTATCTGTCCAATCTGTATTTTCCTTATCTTCCTGCACCAGTTTGGTGTCATTTAGCAAAACTGGCAAACTTGCAGACAGGCACCGGCAAACTTGCAGACAGGCTATCTTGCCCCTAGTAGGCAAGATACGGCTTGATTCTTTCTATTTCGGCAGGTGGAAAGTCTTTGAGGAGACGCAGCTCTTCAGCACTTTTCAGCGGACCATGGGTTCTGCGGTAGTTTACGATTTCCTTTGCTTGGTAAAAGTCCAGGTAAGGATGTTTGCGCAGTTCGGCTAAACTGAGCTGGTTGACATTCATTTTCCGGATATGTTTTGCATCAATATTCATATAGTGGAGGGCTGTCTCGGGCACGCCTTCCACTTCTTGTATCTGGCTCATGGAAACAAAACCGCCTAAACGCTCTCTGTAACGGATGATGCTTCTGGCATAGTAAGAGCCTATGCCGGGAATTTTCTGCAGTTCGGTCGTATCAGCAGAATTGATGTTGATATACTGACCTTCTCTCAGTTTTCGTGGATAACTGTATTGGGTAGTGTCTTTCTTCCTTTCTTCTCTGGTTCTTATAGCCGTCTCTTGATAGCCGTAGTTGTATCTTTCTCTTGGGTAAAAGTTGGCAGCCGGCTGGTAGTCTTTACCAATTCTGATAAAGGGCAGCAGTTTTTCGAATTGCTTCTTGGTTAGTCCGTAAACCCGTGCAAAGTCTCTAGGTGTCCTGAAGATACCTCCTTTATTTCGATATTTGATGATGTTTCTGGCTTGCCATGATTCCAGTCCCAGCCGTTGGAAATCAGATTGGCTTGCCGTATTGGGGTCAAAGGCGAATACTTCGCTCGACTGAAGTCCTTCGTCATAATAGCCTGGCTGTTGCCGCGTGGCATGTCTGATGATACTATCGTTATGGGCTTGTTGCTTTTCTGATGGCATGGTTTCTTTAGAACCTACAATGAAAATCATTGTGGTACTGACAACGAGCAGGGTCAGGATTACGAGTAATGCTCGCCGTTCATGGTAATTGATATAAAAAAAATCCTTTAAAAACTTCATAGGCTTACGGATTTTAAGTCTATATGATTGTTTAGTCGGGATTACTGGACTCGAACCAGCGACCTCATCGTCCCGAACGACGTGCGCTACCAACTGCGCTAAATCCCGATATCTGCTGCAAAGGTACATTAAATAATGGACAACACCAACAAAAATAGACTTTTTTATCTTTTTTTGAAAGAAATTTCCCGAAAAATTTGCAGGAACCAGAAAAAAGTATTACCTTTGCACCCGCAAATGATAAATCGCGATTTGTGAAAGTTGGTGCCATAGCTCAGTTGGTAGAGCAAAGGACTGAAAATCCTTGTGTCCCCGGTTCGATTCCTGGTGGTACCACTTCTTTATGAGACTGAATCTTCGTAACAGGATTCAGTCTTTTTTTATGCCCTTTTTTATAATACTCCATTTTACACTTATGAAAACGTTTGCGTATGAAAAATGCGCCAGGATGTTTTATAATAGCTATTTTTTCACTACTTTTGCATTGTAAAATTCAAAAACAAACCAAAAAATAAATCTAACAAACATTCATTAAAATGAAAAAAGCTTATTTGTTATTCTTGGCTGCAATGTTGTCTACGGCTGTATTTGCCGGCAGCAAACAGACGGTTAAGATTGATGGTCAGGTCATAGAAAAGACTGTCTCAGAGATTACCTTCGATGGCGACAATGTCGTTCTTCAGTATTCAGATAATACATCTGATCAGGCAGATATGTCGCTCGTAACCCTTTCTTTCACTTATCAAACTACCGGCATCAGTCAGGTAGAAGGCATTAAGCAGGCATTGCAAGGTAAGGTTTATAACCTTCAGGGCCAGTGTGTAGGTAAATCCCCTAAGGGTTTATCTAAGGGTGTTTATATGATTAATGGTAAGAAAGTAATCATCAAATAAAATAAGGAGGATTGAACAATGAAGAAAATGGTATTTACTTTGGCACTCCTCCTGATGAGCTTGAGTGCAGCTGTGGCTCAGACAGGGACATTTAAGATTACCCATGCCGTGGCTCGTAACAGCAAGGTGAACCAGATGTATGTTACCACCAAGTCGGGTGATGTGAAGTATTATAATACTGCAGATTTGACAAGTGTGAAGTTCGAAGGTGATAAGGCAATCATCGCACCTAAATCAGGCTCAGAGAATGATGAGTATGATGCTTCTGTTCAGAAAATCAGTTTCGCAAAGAAAGTAGAGCAGGGCGAAAGTGGTGATATTGACAATCCTGCAGGTGTGATTCAGATTACTGAGGCAAAGGGCTGGCAGGAGTCTGCCTACTTGAAGTGGGCTCCATTCGAGGGCGCTTCTTCTTATAATGTATATGTAGATGACAAGAAGATTGATGCTCAGTTGATTCGTCAGTATGCTTCTTACTATCGTGCCGATGTTCTCGGTTTGAAGGAAGGTACTTATTCTGTAAAGGTTGTT includes these proteins:
- a CDS encoding CYTH domain-containing protein, yielding MSGLEIERKFLVKKGDAYKSAAFSSSHIQQGYIPAEGATVRVRTRDEKAYLTIKGKSVNGGMTRYEFEKEITMDEAQHLLQLCQGGVIDKRRYLVKSGSHTFEVDEFYGDNEGLVMAEVELASETEAYEKPDFIGMEVTGDKRFYNSHLLGNPFSKWRDTLPAEYR
- a CDS encoding subtilase encodes the protein MKKAYLLFLAAMLSTAVFAGSKQTVKIDGQVIEKTVSEITFDGDNVVLQYSDNTSDQADMSLVTLSFTYQTTGISQVEGIKQALQGKVYNLQGQCVGKSPKGLSKGVYMINGKKVIIK
- a CDS encoding M20 family metallo-hydrolase, whose amino-acid sequence is MMTQEEYVSDAVDLLKKLIATPSVSRNEKEAADIMEQTIRKYGFEPHREANNIWIIDPHYDESRPTLLLNAHIDTVKPVASWTRDPFSPDVEEGVLYGLGSNDCGGGLCSLLQIFRMLTAKPQQYNLIYLASAEEEVSGKDGITRALPLLPHIDLAIVGEPTGMNPAVAEKGLMVLDVIAHGKSGHAARNEGVNAIYEALDDMRWIRDYKFEKVSEFLGPTKMTLTVVNAGTQHNVIPDKCTMLVDIRTNEFYDNEEVYEFICQHLKSEVKAHSFRLKSSRIDPAHPLIRKCVAMGMKPFGSPTLSDQALMHFPSFKLGPGESSRSHSADEFIKISEISDAVAKYRELLDGASI
- the prfB gene encoding peptide chain release factor 2: MITADQLKDVMDRADALHHYLNIDQKKVEFEEEQLRTQAPDFWEDPKYAQEQMKKVKGIQKWLDGYKTVRLYADELQLAFDFYKDEMVTEEEVDADYAKAIKAIEDLELKNMLRQKEDPMDCVLKINSGAGGTESQDWAQMLMRMYMRWAEAHGYKVTITDMQEGDEAGIKSVTMTIEGGEYAYGYLKSENGVHRLVRVSPFNAQGKRMTSFASVFVTPLVDDTIEVYVDPAKLSWDTFRSSGAGGQNVNKVESGVRLRYWYTDPDTGEEEEILIENTETRDQPKNRAKALLLLKSQLYDRAMKKRLEAKAKIEAGKKKIEWGSQIRSYVFDDRRVKDHRTNYQTSDVDGVMDGKIDDFIKAYLMEFPTNDDEQQ
- a CDS encoding sodium-dependent transporter, with protein sequence METRGNFGSKLGVILATAGSAVGLGNVWRFPYMAGQNGGAAFILIYLVCIILLGLPGMMSEFIIGRHSASNAARAYTNLGKHKAWGALGLMGIITSMIILGFYAVVAGWCLQYLYASIMGGVHGDAEYVKTYFQTFSADPIRPTLWAVGFILLTHMVVVRGVRNGIEKASKILMPMLFFLLIVIVIASCSLPGAMKGVEFLLKPDFSKVDENVLLEALGQAFFSLSMGTACLCTYASYFNRQTNLLKSATQIVTIDTVIAVLAGLMIFPAAFSVGVQPDSGPSLIFITLPNVFQEAFGNMPVVGYVISVLFYALLVLAALTSTISMHEIGTAFIYEEGKISRAKGAWFETIVCSIIAVFCSLSQGAVPDLGFFGKDFLSNCDNFTAQLLMPLSSFITCLFLGWYVPKKIVRDEFTNWGTLKGTLFPVFLFTIRFICPICIFLIFLHQFGVI
- a CDS encoding sodium-dependent transporter, with the translated sequence MTDSNRGSFGSKIGLILATAGGAVGLGNVWRFPYMAGQEGGAAFILVYIGSVLLLGIPCMISEFIIGRHGASNTARAYTKLSNGTAWKWVGYLEVLTGFLITGYYAVVSGWCLQYVYASIMGELHGDPTFVANYFKEFSSDPVRPVMWTVAIFLICHFVIIHGVRGGIEKASKVMMPLLFILLLIIVVAACLLPDAGKGVEFLLKPDFGKVDRNVFLNALGQSFYSMSIGMGCICTYASYFSRQTNLFKSALQISIIDLLVAVLAGLMIFPAAFSVGVSPDSGPSLIFITLPNVFNQAFASLPVLGWIISLLFYVLLSVAALTSLMSLHEVNTSFFYEELKIDRKKGATIVTVSCAIIGAFCSLSLGATDKLSFFGKALFDWFDFVTGQIFLPLAGFLTCLFLGWYVPKQIVQDEFTNWGTLKGRLFGIYLFLIKFVCPVLIFLVFLNQFGVFG
- a CDS encoding AMP-dependent synthetase/ligase, which translates into the protein MQINSHLSVLVHNLAKKWGEKTALTFRKFGSDQWQSVSFNLFSLRVKQVSNALLNLGAKPLDKIAVFSQNCVHYLYTDFGAYGIRVTSVPFYANSSEQQIQYMINDAQIRFLFVGEQEQYDKAHRIFALCPSLERIIIFDSSVRISTHDPAALYFKDFLKLGENLPRQTEVEELYKQASMDDLANILYTSGTTGDSKGVMLTYSQYYAALKANDECIPVTEKDRVIDFLPFTHIFERGWAYLCLSEGAELIINTYPHEIQESMREMHPTCMCSVPRFWEKVYIAVKAKMDDAGPIQKKLFYHALAVGKKRNIEYLANCKRPPLTLELEYQIINKTVLSMVRKQLGLEKPNIFPTAGAYVSPEVEEFVHAIGINMVVGYGLTESLATVSCDHLDKKRSLGSVGRPISSIQVKIGEDNEVLLKGPTITPGYYHRDTTNAKAFDKDGFFHTGDAGYMKDGELYLTERIKDLFKTSNGKYIAPQQVESLLLVDKFIDQVAVIADQRKFVSALVVPEFRLVEDWAREHHIAFTCREDLCANEKVQKMLMDRIQILQQNLAYYEQIKRITLLAHHFSMESGELTNTLKIRRPIINKNYKAEIDKMYEE
- a CDS encoding helix-hairpin-helix domain-containing protein translates to MIFIVGSKETMPSEKQQAHNDSIIRHATRQQPGYYDEGLQSSEVFAFDPNTASQSDFQRLGLESWQARNIIKYRNKGGIFRTPRDFARVYGLTKKQFEKLLPFIRIGKDYQPAANFYPRERYNYGYQETAIRTREERKKDTTQYSYPRKLREGQYININSADTTELQKIPGIGSYYARSIIRYRERLGGFVSMSQIQEVEGVPETALHYMNIDAKHIRKMNVNQLSLAELRKHPYLDFYQAKEIVNYRRTHGPLKSAEELRLLKDFPPAEIERIKPYLAY